Proteins from a single region of Catenulispora acidiphila DSM 44928:
- the ligD gene encoding non-homologous end-joining DNA ligase produces MSGETILAVDGTEVAVSHPEKVYFSKRGETKMDLVEYYLAVSGPIMNTLKDRPLLMERYPNGAGGKSWFQKRVPKTTPPWLKTMEVSTPNGTTSDALVAADMAHIVWGVNLGCLGFHVWPIRASDPDITDELRIDLDPSPGVGYPEVRQAAVLTRELLAELGIEAFVKTSGSRGLHIYVSLQHRWDGYEVRAAAVALAREMERRYPEQITAQWWKEERGARVFVDFNQNAPHKTVFGAWCVRPRVGAQVSTPIFWDELMTIVPDELTIATVPARVAERGDPWAEYNARPQSLELLLAMSERDMANGLMDAPWPPVYPKQPNEPPRVAPSRARHDADADAADSAGSADSAEAS; encoded by the coding sequence ATGAGCGGGGAGACCATCCTGGCCGTCGACGGCACCGAGGTCGCGGTGTCGCATCCGGAGAAGGTGTATTTCAGCAAGCGCGGCGAGACCAAGATGGATCTGGTCGAGTACTACCTCGCGGTCTCCGGGCCGATCATGAACACGCTGAAGGACCGGCCGCTGCTGATGGAGCGGTATCCGAACGGCGCGGGCGGCAAGTCGTGGTTTCAGAAGCGCGTGCCGAAGACGACGCCGCCGTGGCTGAAGACCATGGAGGTGTCCACGCCGAACGGGACGACCAGCGACGCGTTGGTCGCGGCGGACATGGCGCACATCGTGTGGGGCGTGAACCTGGGCTGCTTGGGTTTTCACGTCTGGCCGATCCGCGCTTCCGATCCGGATATCACCGACGAGCTGCGTATCGATCTGGATCCCTCGCCGGGCGTCGGGTATCCGGAGGTGCGGCAGGCCGCCGTGCTGACGCGGGAGTTGTTGGCCGAGCTGGGCATCGAGGCGTTCGTGAAGACCTCGGGCTCGCGCGGGCTGCACATCTACGTCAGCCTTCAGCATCGCTGGGACGGCTACGAGGTGCGCGCGGCGGCGGTCGCGCTGGCGCGGGAGATGGAGCGGCGGTATCCGGAGCAGATCACGGCACAGTGGTGGAAGGAGGAGCGGGGTGCGCGGGTGTTCGTGGACTTCAACCAGAACGCGCCACACAAGACGGTGTTCGGTGCGTGGTGCGTGCGGCCGCGCGTCGGTGCGCAGGTGTCGACGCCGATCTTCTGGGACGAACTGATGACGATCGTGCCCGACGAGCTGACCATCGCCACGGTCCCGGCCCGGGTCGCCGAGCGCGGCGATCCGTGGGCGGAGTACAACGCGCGGCCGCAGTCGCTGGAGCTGCTGCTGGCGATGTCGGAGCGGGACATGGCGAACGGCTTGATGGACGCGCCCTGGCCGCCGGTGTATCCCAAGCAGCCGAACGAGCCGCCGCGGGTGGCGCCTAGTCGGGCTCGGCATGATGCTGATGCTGATGCCGCCGACTCTGCTGGCTCGGCTGACTCAGCCGAGGCTTCATAA
- a CDS encoding DNA polymerase IV codes for MSATDWVLHVDLDQFIAAVEVARRPELRGRPVVVGGAGDPTRRGVVATASYEAREFGVHSGMPMRTAAKKCPECVFLPADRAAYEAVSERVMATLREFPVVVEVMGWDEAFVGARTDDPEALAADIREAVLGETGLSCSVGIGDNKLRAKTATGFAKPAGVHRLTRESWAAVMGDRPTDALWGIGSRTSKKLAALGLHTVAELARADRAVLADQFGPKMGPYFWLLAQGAGDAEVTGTPHVAKGRSRETTFQQDIAEPAELAEHVRQLARQVAQDVADEARPAARVGLKIRYAPFVTKTRSITLPAPSSDAEEIERAALEVFELLELDRPVRLLGVRVEFVETDAGTVADTVL; via the coding sequence GTGTCCGCCACCGACTGGGTGTTGCACGTCGACCTCGACCAGTTCATCGCCGCTGTCGAGGTCGCGCGGCGGCCGGAGCTGCGGGGTCGGCCGGTGGTGGTCGGCGGTGCGGGGGATCCGACGCGGCGGGGTGTGGTGGCGACGGCGTCGTACGAGGCGCGGGAGTTCGGCGTTCATTCCGGGATGCCGATGCGGACTGCTGCGAAGAAGTGTCCCGAGTGCGTCTTTCTGCCGGCTGATCGGGCCGCGTATGAGGCGGTCTCGGAGCGGGTCATGGCCACGTTGCGGGAGTTTCCGGTCGTGGTCGAGGTGATGGGGTGGGATGAGGCGTTCGTCGGGGCGCGGACCGACGACCCCGAGGCGTTGGCTGCCGACATTCGCGAAGCTGTGCTCGGCGAGACCGGGTTGTCTTGCTCCGTGGGGATCGGCGACAACAAGCTGCGGGCCAAGACTGCCACCGGGTTCGCCAAGCCGGCCGGCGTGCATCGGCTGACGCGGGAGAGCTGGGCGGCGGTGATGGGCGATCGTCCCACCGACGCGTTGTGGGGCATCGGGTCGCGGACCAGTAAGAAGCTCGCCGCGCTTGGTCTGCACACCGTTGCCGAGCTGGCGCGCGCTGATCGCGCGGTGCTCGCCGACCAGTTCGGGCCGAAGATGGGACCGTACTTCTGGCTCCTGGCGCAGGGCGCGGGAGACGCCGAGGTGACCGGCACGCCGCACGTCGCCAAGGGCCGCAGCCGCGAGACCACCTTTCAGCAGGACATCGCCGAGCCCGCCGAACTGGCGGAGCACGTGCGTCAGCTGGCACGCCAGGTGGCCCAAGACGTCGCGGACGAAGCACGGCCGGCGGCGCGCGTCGGGCTGAAGATCAGGTACGCGCCCTTCGTCACCAAGACCCGGAGCATCACGCTGCCGGCTCCGTCCTCCGACGCCGAGGAGATCGAGCGTGCGGCGTTGGAGGTGTTCGAGCTGCTGGAGCTGGACCGGCCGGTGCGGTTGCTGGGGGTGCGGGTGGAGTTCGTCGAGACAGACGCGGGAACCGTGGCCGATACAGTGTTATGA
- a CDS encoding winged helix-turn-helix transcriptional regulator, which produces MTDVNSWALPTTQTDEHGPCGDDDCGIRDVQDRLGDRWSVLVIVELAKGTRRFGALKAAIPGISQRMLTVTTKRLIRDGMVERTVYPTIPPQTDYRLTPMGESFARAVADLADWSRWHKEAVAVARLRFDLDHPGEL; this is translated from the coding sequence GTGACGGACGTGAACAGCTGGGCCCTGCCCACAACGCAGACCGACGAACACGGCCCCTGCGGCGACGACGACTGCGGCATCCGCGACGTCCAGGACCGCCTCGGCGACCGCTGGTCAGTCCTGGTCATCGTGGAACTGGCCAAAGGCACCCGACGCTTCGGCGCACTGAAGGCGGCCATCCCCGGCATCTCCCAGCGCATGCTCACGGTCACCACCAAGCGCCTCATCCGCGACGGCATGGTCGAGCGCACGGTCTACCCCACCATCCCGCCCCAAACCGACTACCGCCTCACCCCCATGGGCGAGAGCTTCGCCCGGGCGGTAGCGGACCTCGCCGACTGGTCACGCTGGCACAAAGAGGCGGTCGCGGTCGCACGCCTGCGGTTCGATCTGGACCATCCCGGGGAACTGTAG